The following coding sequences are from one Capsicum annuum cultivar UCD-10X-F1 chromosome 3, UCD10Xv1.1, whole genome shotgun sequence window:
- the LOC107864585 gene encoding uncharacterized protein LOC107864585 isoform X2, which translates to MQISEKKHMTENEGVFPRETYARKEVGPWDYLLSGFQRTKKKIFEKFMEQKSSSTHALTSTSELKDSDNVVSADSHDSGSMNDLKITIHSEKTSLTNMAENVDSETYLSSHADNSKALEVINNMKNISDSVGPEELLNISSKECEGSTDYGVNGMSSGASSICGKANSNDGVQLINGFHHSEFVEKEREQLLAEEASSSVQISSEEEILSKSEEACFVEHQMQVEISRTSHRVSANKSGSTAPENEQQEIMESCKFSSNLELGRSGTDDSSCVIKRVAQVVDVAQEKRNNEPELEAKNGQMQKKDVISDGEPEFEVKNGQMQKKDVISDILSIFEKNDGISNLKQVAHSNSFIQSESTNKWRDVLVKKTVLSTSEHHPAEDISIPIALSNTKMDEISSFSNDSSHVEADHQAIDQIVDPKSEKSVPRESEHLDETSQNVLGKSGTTIKGLIELIGELPPWDPSFVRHEEIVVDRSDRERSASNRIQAHTDKQTLDSKKRKTSSQSVTGKKKNSGLSNEVHADLNPGDERTEIRNTAPLGFCMSIETKETTSLREKGNLSKGEEASSSEKLSDENKMIVKFVNIKATESAVSRAFQGSGAISKVVFPSVKSTNYKAAHIYFKSQEGRQKALKRSDVMIMDTVVLEATCIPDLIGYPEVPTSLVKHPSRTVMIKEFKHNVTFRDIEEALAFCISNITGIFFGSSSSVAYVEFETVEGKEIAIEKHALIMHGEKLSILRIDAPRTTIVRMSNMDFLTMRKMIPLCKELGKTSQFVTRTPGIMDVHYKFAEWPRMLEIINSLNGYEEDGQQLVAKPAPVYSSHVLSVLWSQPEGRKHLKTAFNSMLQKVGGDTDVLAELVDNFYAGARNIINI; encoded by the exons ATGCAGATATCTGAAAAGAA GCATATGACCGAAAATGAAGGGGTCTTTCCCAGAGAAACATATGCCCGGAAGGAAGTAGGTCCCTGGGATTATTTGCTATCCGGCTTTCAAAGAActaaaaagaagatttttgaaaagtttatGGAGCAGAAGAGCAGTAGCACTCATGCATTAACTTCCACTTCCGAGCTTAAAGATTCTGATAATGTTGTATCTGCTGATAGTCATGATAGTGGAAGTATGAATGATCTTAAGATTACAATTCATTCAGAAAAGACATCTCTAACTAATATGGCAGAAAACGTTGACAGTGAAACATATCTTTCTTCTCATGCTGACAACAGTAAAGCTTTAGAGGTTATTAATAATATGAAAAACATTTCTGATTCAGTTGGGCCTGAAGAATTGTTAAATATCTCTTCAAAAGAATGTGAAGGAAGCACTGACTATGGGGTAAATGGCATGTCTTCTGGCGCTTCATCTATCTGCGGAAAAGCCAATTCCAATGACGGTGTTCAACTGATTAATGGTTTCCATCATTCAGAGTTCGttgagaaagagagagaacaATTGCTAGCTGAGGAGGCATCATCAAGTGTACAAATCAGTTCTGAAGAAGAGATCCTTTCAAAATCTGAGGAAGCATGTTTTGTAGAACATCAAATGCAAGTTGAGATATCTAGGACATCACATAGAGTTTCTGCAAATAAATCTGGTTCAACTGCACCTGAAAACGAGCAGCAGGAAATTATGGAGTCGTgtaaattttcatcaaatttagaACTTGGAAGGAGTGGTACCGATGATTCATCATGTGTAATAAAGAGGGTTGCCCAAGTAGTAGATGTTGCtcaggaaaaaagaaataatgaacCCGAGTTGGAGGCTAAGAATGGCCAAATGCAGAAAAAGGACGTAATATCAGATGGTGAACCAGAGTTCGAGGTTAAGAATGGCCAAATGCAGAAAAAGGATGTAATATCAGACATTCTTTCAATTTTTGAGAAGAATGACGGAATATCCAATCTCAAGCAGGTTGCACATTCTAATAGTTTCATACAGAGTGAATCAACCAACAAATGGCGGGATGTTCTTGTAAAAAAAACAGTTTTGTCGACAAGTGAACACCATCCAGCTGAAGACATCTCTATTCCTATCGCACTTTCTAATACCAAAATGGACGAAATTTCATCTTTCTCCAATGATTCTTCTCACGTGGAGGCTGATCATCAAGCGATAGATCAGATTGTCGACCCAAAGAGTGAAAAATCTGTGCCTAGAGAGTCTGAACACCTCGATGAAACATCTCAGAATGTTCTCGGAAAAAGTGGCACCACCATAAAGGGCTTAATAGAACTTATTGGTGAGCTGCCTCCTTGGGATCCGTCTTTTGTTAGGCATGAAGAAATTGTTGTTGACAGAAGTGATAGGGAAAGAAGTGCAAGTAACAGAATCCAAGCACACACTGATAAGCAGACATTAGacagtaaaaaaagaaaaacttcatCTCAGAGTGTGActggaaagaaaaaaaacagtGGGCTATCCAACGAAGTCCATGCAGATCTTAACCCGGGTGATGAAAGAACAGAGATCAGGAATACTGCACCGCTTGGTTTCTGCATGTCAATAGAAACTAAAGAGACTACATCTTTGAGGGAAAAGGGTAATCTGAGCAAGGGTGAGGAGGCCTCTTCATCTGAAAAGTTATCAGATGAAAACAAAATGATTGTTAAGTTTGTGAACATTAAAGCCACAGAAAGTGCTGTCTCTAGAGCTTTCCAGGGTTCTGGGGCTATTTCTAAGGTTGTGTTTCCAAGTGTCAAATCGACTAATTATAAAGCTGCACACATTTattttaag TCACAAGAGGGAAGGCAAAAGGCTCTTAAAAGATCTGATGTGATGATTATGGATACGGTAGTTTTGGAGGCCACGTGTATACCTGATTTAATTGGTTATCCAGAAGTTCCCACCTCGTTAGTAAAGCATCCTTCAAGGACAGTTATGATAAAAGAATTCAAGCACAATGTGACCTTTCGCGACATTGAAGAAGCTCTAGCCTTCTGCATAAGCAACATAACTGGAATTTTCTTTGGTTCGTCAAGCTCCGTTGCTTATGTGGAATTTGAG ACAGTAGAGGGCAAAGAAATTGCTATTGAAAAGCATGCATTGATCATGCATGGAGAGAAACTATCAATCTTGAGAATCGATGCACCACGAACAACCATTGTAAGGATGTCAAATATGGATTTCCTTACAATGAGAAAAATGATCCCCTTATGCAAAGAACTGGGAAAGACTAGCCAATTCGTAACGAGAACTCCTGGCATCATGGATGTGCATTACAAATTTGCTGAATGGCCAAGAATGTTAGAGATTATAAACAG TCTCAACGGATATGAAGAAGATGGTCAGCAGTTGGTAGCTAAGCCTGCACCTGTCTACTCCTCGCATGTCCTTAGCGTTCTCTGGAGTCAACCAGAGGGTAGAAAGCATTTGAAGACCGCGTTCAACAGCATGTTGCAGAAAGTAGGTGGGGATACAGATGTTTTAGCAGAACTCGTTGATAACTTTTATGCTGGTGCAAGAAACATAATTAACATATGA
- the LOC124896572 gene encoding uncharacterized protein LOC124896572, with product MYIVSDRHNSILKAAALVYPNVAHCICIYHLWNNIKGRFKKNQKQLKGIFFTMARTYIKADFDRLMKDINKIDNRVKEYLFDIGYEKWSIAHAHVYRSMLMTSNIAESLNSANRDARDLPIKKFLKFMTDLVMRWNNEGRQHSKAIFTELENKYNIILRENHILSDLLLISTLKTLVYSNVHTIYKYICTLLVMGSTHYSYVVIDETGKRNIVCMREKKCSCLQFQVDDIPCPHAMAVLTYMHMDLQSYCVLYYTIENFLKVYELPVIPFPDETVWYIPADMSANIVLPPI from the coding sequence ATGTACATAGTATCTGATAGGCATAACAGCATATTAAAAGCTGCTGCACTTGTATATCCAAATGTGGCTCACTGTATATGCATCTACCATCTGTGGAACAACATCAAGGGTAGATTTAAGAAGAATCAAAAGCAATTAAAGGGGATCTTCTTTACAATGGCCAGAACATACATAAAGGCAGACTTTGATCGGCTTATGAAAGACATAAACAAAATCGATAATAGGGTGAAGGAGTATCTGTTTGATATAGGCTATGAAAAATGGTCCATAGCTCATGCCCATGTCTACAGGTCGATGCTCATGACTTCAAACATAGCAGAGTCCCTAAATTCAGCAAATAGAGATGCAAGAGACCTGCCaattaaaaaattcttaaaatttatgACGGATCTGGTCATGAGATGGAATAATGAAGGTAGACAACATTCAAAAGCAATATTTACAGAACtggaaaacaaatataatataatattgagAGAAAATCATATTCTGTCAGATTTACTTCTTATTTCTACTTTAAAAACACTTGTATATTCCAATGTGCACACTATTTACAAATATATTTGTACATTACTGGTGATGGGTTCTACTCACTATTCTTATGTAGTCATTGATGAAACTGGAAAACGAAACATTGTTTGCATGCGTGAAAAAAAATGCTCCTGCCTACAATTTCAAGTAGATGacataccttgtccacatgctatggcggTCCTAACTTACATGCATATGGACTTACAAAGCTATTGTGTTTTATATTACACAATAGAAAACTTCTTGAAAGTATATGAACTTCCAGTTATACCATTTCCTGATGAAACAGTTTGGTACATTCCAGCAGATATGTCAGCTAATATAGTACTGCCACCAATCTGA
- the LOC107864585 gene encoding uncharacterized protein LOC107864585 isoform X1: MSLSRLLPLRFRSLINTVECRRWYSSVNDKGEISQPLKKSEMQISEKKHMTENEGVFPRETYARKEVGPWDYLLSGFQRTKKKIFEKFMEQKSSSTHALTSTSELKDSDNVVSADSHDSGSMNDLKITIHSEKTSLTNMAENVDSETYLSSHADNSKALEVINNMKNISDSVGPEELLNISSKECEGSTDYGVNGMSSGASSICGKANSNDGVQLINGFHHSEFVEKEREQLLAEEASSSVQISSEEEILSKSEEACFVEHQMQVEISRTSHRVSANKSGSTAPENEQQEIMESCKFSSNLELGRSGTDDSSCVIKRVAQVVDVAQEKRNNEPELEAKNGQMQKKDVISDGEPEFEVKNGQMQKKDVISDILSIFEKNDGISNLKQVAHSNSFIQSESTNKWRDVLVKKTVLSTSEHHPAEDISIPIALSNTKMDEISSFSNDSSHVEADHQAIDQIVDPKSEKSVPRESEHLDETSQNVLGKSGTTIKGLIELIGELPPWDPSFVRHEEIVVDRSDRERSASNRIQAHTDKQTLDSKKRKTSSQSVTGKKKNSGLSNEVHADLNPGDERTEIRNTAPLGFCMSIETKETTSLREKGNLSKGEEASSSEKLSDENKMIVKFVNIKATESAVSRAFQGSGAISKVVFPSVKSTNYKAAHIYFKSQEGRQKALKRSDVMIMDTVVLEATCIPDLIGYPEVPTSLVKHPSRTVMIKEFKHNVTFRDIEEALAFCISNITGIFFGSSSSVAYVEFETVEGKEIAIEKHALIMHGEKLSILRIDAPRTTIVRMSNMDFLTMRKMIPLCKELGKTSQFVTRTPGIMDVHYKFAEWPRMLEIINSLNGYEEDGQQLVAKPAPVYSSHVLSVLWSQPEGRKHLKTAFNSMLQKVGGDTDVLAELVDNFYAGARNIINI, encoded by the exons AATGTAGAAGATGGTATTCTTCAGTGAATGATAAAGGCGAAATTTCGCAGCCGTTGAAGAAATCAGAAATGCAGATATCTGAAAAGAA GCATATGACCGAAAATGAAGGGGTCTTTCCCAGAGAAACATATGCCCGGAAGGAAGTAGGTCCCTGGGATTATTTGCTATCCGGCTTTCAAAGAActaaaaagaagatttttgaaaagtttatGGAGCAGAAGAGCAGTAGCACTCATGCATTAACTTCCACTTCCGAGCTTAAAGATTCTGATAATGTTGTATCTGCTGATAGTCATGATAGTGGAAGTATGAATGATCTTAAGATTACAATTCATTCAGAAAAGACATCTCTAACTAATATGGCAGAAAACGTTGACAGTGAAACATATCTTTCTTCTCATGCTGACAACAGTAAAGCTTTAGAGGTTATTAATAATATGAAAAACATTTCTGATTCAGTTGGGCCTGAAGAATTGTTAAATATCTCTTCAAAAGAATGTGAAGGAAGCACTGACTATGGGGTAAATGGCATGTCTTCTGGCGCTTCATCTATCTGCGGAAAAGCCAATTCCAATGACGGTGTTCAACTGATTAATGGTTTCCATCATTCAGAGTTCGttgagaaagagagagaacaATTGCTAGCTGAGGAGGCATCATCAAGTGTACAAATCAGTTCTGAAGAAGAGATCCTTTCAAAATCTGAGGAAGCATGTTTTGTAGAACATCAAATGCAAGTTGAGATATCTAGGACATCACATAGAGTTTCTGCAAATAAATCTGGTTCAACTGCACCTGAAAACGAGCAGCAGGAAATTATGGAGTCGTgtaaattttcatcaaatttagaACTTGGAAGGAGTGGTACCGATGATTCATCATGTGTAATAAAGAGGGTTGCCCAAGTAGTAGATGTTGCtcaggaaaaaagaaataatgaacCCGAGTTGGAGGCTAAGAATGGCCAAATGCAGAAAAAGGACGTAATATCAGATGGTGAACCAGAGTTCGAGGTTAAGAATGGCCAAATGCAGAAAAAGGATGTAATATCAGACATTCTTTCAATTTTTGAGAAGAATGACGGAATATCCAATCTCAAGCAGGTTGCACATTCTAATAGTTTCATACAGAGTGAATCAACCAACAAATGGCGGGATGTTCTTGTAAAAAAAACAGTTTTGTCGACAAGTGAACACCATCCAGCTGAAGACATCTCTATTCCTATCGCACTTTCTAATACCAAAATGGACGAAATTTCATCTTTCTCCAATGATTCTTCTCACGTGGAGGCTGATCATCAAGCGATAGATCAGATTGTCGACCCAAAGAGTGAAAAATCTGTGCCTAGAGAGTCTGAACACCTCGATGAAACATCTCAGAATGTTCTCGGAAAAAGTGGCACCACCATAAAGGGCTTAATAGAACTTATTGGTGAGCTGCCTCCTTGGGATCCGTCTTTTGTTAGGCATGAAGAAATTGTTGTTGACAGAAGTGATAGGGAAAGAAGTGCAAGTAACAGAATCCAAGCACACACTGATAAGCAGACATTAGacagtaaaaaaagaaaaacttcatCTCAGAGTGTGActggaaagaaaaaaaacagtGGGCTATCCAACGAAGTCCATGCAGATCTTAACCCGGGTGATGAAAGAACAGAGATCAGGAATACTGCACCGCTTGGTTTCTGCATGTCAATAGAAACTAAAGAGACTACATCTTTGAGGGAAAAGGGTAATCTGAGCAAGGGTGAGGAGGCCTCTTCATCTGAAAAGTTATCAGATGAAAACAAAATGATTGTTAAGTTTGTGAACATTAAAGCCACAGAAAGTGCTGTCTCTAGAGCTTTCCAGGGTTCTGGGGCTATTTCTAAGGTTGTGTTTCCAAGTGTCAAATCGACTAATTATAAAGCTGCACACATTTattttaag TCACAAGAGGGAAGGCAAAAGGCTCTTAAAAGATCTGATGTGATGATTATGGATACGGTAGTTTTGGAGGCCACGTGTATACCTGATTTAATTGGTTATCCAGAAGTTCCCACCTCGTTAGTAAAGCATCCTTCAAGGACAGTTATGATAAAAGAATTCAAGCACAATGTGACCTTTCGCGACATTGAAGAAGCTCTAGCCTTCTGCATAAGCAACATAACTGGAATTTTCTTTGGTTCGTCAAGCTCCGTTGCTTATGTGGAATTTGAG ACAGTAGAGGGCAAAGAAATTGCTATTGAAAAGCATGCATTGATCATGCATGGAGAGAAACTATCAATCTTGAGAATCGATGCACCACGAACAACCATTGTAAGGATGTCAAATATGGATTTCCTTACAATGAGAAAAATGATCCCCTTATGCAAAGAACTGGGAAAGACTAGCCAATTCGTAACGAGAACTCCTGGCATCATGGATGTGCATTACAAATTTGCTGAATGGCCAAGAATGTTAGAGATTATAAACAG TCTCAACGGATATGAAGAAGATGGTCAGCAGTTGGTAGCTAAGCCTGCACCTGTCTACTCCTCGCATGTCCTTAGCGTTCTCTGGAGTCAACCAGAGGGTAGAAAGCATTTGAAGACCGCGTTCAACAGCATGTTGCAGAAAGTAGGTGGGGATACAGATGTTTTAGCAGAACTCGTTGATAACTTTTATGCTGGTGCAAGAAACATAATTAACATATGA